tgtgtgtgtgtgagacacaagATTAGAAGCACAGGGAAGAATCTAAGCTTCTAGTTATGTATCAAATGATGAGTGGTCACTGCTGCCCCTTATAACTATATCTGGTTCAACAAGGAAACTTtaaaatctgtagaaatttcagCTGAAGTCCATGAGAGATTCTTTGCTTTTTGCTGTGCTAGGACTGTGTGATCAACAATcagtttttaatctttaaataagtaatgtgacatttatcgtgcTAATAATCGGTCTCGACTGATATGAACATCTTTATCTTGATATGATTTTTGGCCACATCGTCCAGCCCTATGCTGCACCTTCAGTTTTCTTTCAACAGTTGGTATCCACTGTTctactcacacactcactgacctACACATCATATCATTCATGCAGAATCAACACCCTGCATTCCTCCGCCCTCTGTAACACATGATATAGAAACTCTCATGGGCCTCAGGGGGGGGCGTTACAGTATATTTGGTCCCGTGAAAGCAACTCGTCCTGGCTCATATTGGCAGAAGTGGGTCAGATGTGCAGTGAGGTGGAAGTAAAGTCTGGCGTTCGCAGACATTCACAGACTCATCGCTGGGAGTGTGTCAGGGCGGACAGACACAGGGAGGTGAGTGGTTACTAAATAACTGCAGGCAGGTTGTGGACGCTGTGGGAGGCCGTTTGGTATTTGCATCAGATCTCTGGCTGCTGGTGGAGTCATTTCACGTTGCTCCTTCGCTGTGCTTTGACATAAATGCCACATAAATTGACgtatttactttttttgcaGTTCTAAACAGGCACAGTTCTCATGGTTTAtgtctcatcccccccccctctgcagcaACTGGCGCTCCCCACTTGGCCAACCCCCCCACCGTCATCGTGATGGTGGGCCTGCCTGCTCGAGGCAAAACGTACATATCAAAGAAACTCACTCGCTACCTCAACTGGATCGGCATGCCTACCAAAGGtaaacaggacacacacacacacacacttcaattCCAGCACAGTTTGTTCAGTAGCTTAACAATGAACACAATGACACTGTAGCTCATACTGGAAGTATCAACTTCTGTTTCCACGTCCACGTGTTCACACTCTGGTCTCTGCTTGTTTTTCGTGTTGTAGTCTTTAACGTTGGAGAGTACCGCAGGGAGGCAGTCAAGAACTACAGCTCCTATGACTTCTTCAAGTCTGATAATGAGTGTGCCGTGAAAATCAGGCAGTAagtccccccccacacacacacacatgattacTGTagcaatatttttttctttttaacagaaaaataaacgtTTTCCACCATCTCTGTTCTTCAGGCAGTGTGCCTTAGCAGCCTTGAGGGATGTCAAGTCCTATCTGAAGGACGAGGGAGGCCATGTAGCGGTGAGTTTCCTGTCTTTCATCGTGTTTTCTAAATGTCCGTTCTCCTAACATGATAAGAAACAACTGTACCATTATTCTGAAAAGTCCTCATCAGCCTTGTTTCCTTTAGGTCTTCGatgccacaaacacaacaagggAAAGACGAGACATGATCCTCAAGTTCGGCGATGAGAACGGCTTCAAGGTAAGCGTTGCTATGGCGACGTTAGCAGTCAAGGGATGGCATCTTCGTCATTACAGTCGCATTTAAccaatctgtctttttttattcccagaTCTTTTTCATCGAGTCTGTGTGCGATGATCCCAGCGTCATCGCGTCCAACATCATGGTGAGTCACATGGCGACGCATCATTGTGATGCCTTTAACAACTTGCAGTGCTCCCATCTCTCTGGCCTCAGGCGTGTTGTTTGCCGTCTGACAGTCTTCCTCCCTGTGCAGGAAGTGAAGGTGTCGTGTCCAGACTACCGGGACTGCAACAAGACCGACGCCATGCTGGATTTCCAGAGGAGAATCGAGTGCTACAAAACCAGCTACCAACCCCTGGACCCCGATCAGCACGACAGGTAAATGCTCAGAGTTGGCTCTGTCAGGACATCTGCAACGTCCTGTACAAACGTTTTTAATCATCCCATCCTGTTTGCTTGTGTCCCTTCAGGGATCTCGCCTTCATCAAGGTGATCGATGTCGGCCGGCGGTTCCTCGTCAACCGGATCCAAGATCACATCCAGAGCAAGATCGTCTACTACCTGATGAACATCCACATCCAGCCCCGCACCATCTACCTGTGTCGGCATGGAGAGAGCACCGATAACCTGGAGGGACGGCTCGGTGGGGACTCTGGCCTCTCGCCGCGGGGCAGACAGGTACAAAACCGCAGACAGGAGCCTGAAGTAGACAGTGAAAGTCGAGAGAAAGATGGCAAGATTTGAGACATCATAAGCGATTATCTCCCGGGGTTGAATACCATCCTTCCTGCCACAGTTTTCAGCCACCCTGGCCCGGTTTGTTGAGGAGCAGAAACTGGAGAATTTGAAGGTGTGGACCAGCCAGCTGTGTCGCAGCATCCAGACTGCCGAGCACCTGGGAGTCCagtacaaacagtggaaggctCTTAATGAGATCGATGCCGTGAGtatcactctcacacacacaccattgaaACCAACACCACACAGCTCTGCCTGCCTGTAACTGAAATACTATGTATAATAATTCTGTTTGAATATATGTTCTTTTAGGGAGTGTGTGAGGACTTGACGTACGATGAGGTGAAGGAGAAATATCCAGAGGAGTTTGCTTTGAGAGATGAAGATAAATACTACTACCGCTATCCTGCTGGAGAggtacacatatacacacatacataaagtTACATTTAGGCCAATCaacaatcaaatattaaaaagactATATGAATTCAACCCAATTTCAACAACAACTCTTCCTTCCTGACTGCAGTCCTACCAGGACCTGGTCCAGCGGGTGGAGCCGGTCATCATGGAGCTGGAGAGGCAGGAGAACGTCCTGGTTATTTGCCACCAGGCGGTCATGCGCTGCCTGCTGGCCTACTTCCTGGATAAGAGCGCAGGTGGGTACCACAAGTCCCAGAAGCCCTCTTAAAAGAATGAAATCTAAACGATGAGTTCGATactcttttcctctttattcatATACGTGTGTCCCTGACATTCCAGATGAGATGCCCTACCTGAGATGCCCCCTGCACACGGTGCTGAAGCTCACCCCGGTCGCCTACGGGTGCAAAGTGGAGTCCATCTCTTTGAATGTGGAGGGAGTGAACACCCACAGAGACAGACCCGAGGTAACGATTGATTGATTTTAGAACGTTTGTGGTTGGCAAAACACAATGCCTTAACAATACTTCCATATGCTGCTTGATATCTGACTTTCTAGTATGTGTAACATCTGGTACCCctgcaggaggtgaagaggggCCCCGGCACCTTGATCAGGAGGAACAGCGTGACTCCCCTGACCAGCCCCGAGTCAAACATTAAGAAACCTCGAATCGATGACCTGGACGAGGCTCCGATCCAGGAGCTGCCTCCATCGGCGGCTGCCTCGCTGGCTCTCTGCAGCCCCTCGCACCTCCCTCTCACCTTGGCCGGACAGGTGAGTTTATCAAATTTCTAGGTTTCTTAAGGCCAGGAACAAATAATTTAGACCCAAGTCACGAGAAGCTGATGTTTCGGGCCTGCTTTTTCCTGATCAATTCGGCAAAGAAGTCCGTGTTCCTGCAAGGAATTCTCTATTTTTTGAAAATCATGGACGGAGAAGCCTCTGAACAGCAGCTTTCCTTTCTGACGGTCTTTGCATGTACGCTCACTCACTTGTGTCCCGTCCTCTTTCCCCCTGCTGCCTTCTCCTCATCTCACAGCACTGGCTGGGTAAAGTCTGCCTGTAAGTATCCTGCTCAGCTCAGTGTCACTAGCTGCCTCGCTTTGTCTGTCTCATTTCCTGTTGCTGTATGTTTTGTTTACACTGTGTTCCGTGTTTCTTTTCCACCCACTACTATAATATTGAAGTGAAGACTGCTCCTGGTCTCACTCTGTTAATCAAATTAATAAGGATTAATGCAGTAACACATAAAGTATGATTCCATTAACACATACAGTAGTTTTACAGTACTAGTAGTCTGAACTTTCCCAGACTTGACTCATGGGAAATGATGCCTTGTATTGTGCAACACGGTTTCCTGGCTGtgagggaaaagaggaaaagcttCCACGATGTTCTCAGGGAACTCACTCCCCAGTCTACATTGCTGTGATTCCTGTGTGCTGACGTCGCCACACTCTGCTTCATACGATGCTGATTCATGCTGACTTACCCTGCTCTTGTCcctgtgtttggtttatttttggcCCGCCATGTGCTGCTTAAAGACGAACCACCCTCCACTATCTCAAAGTGGTTTCGCCCTTAGTCTTCCAAAGGTAAACACACTGTAGTGGCTTTACAGTTGCTCCATAGTTTCTGCCAGAAGCCTCGTTTGACACACGTACAGTTATCCCACAGTTAACTCTTTAGAAGTCACTACCAGACACTTTCTAATATAGAGAGAACTTACACTAGGGGGCAATTGCAAGAGGGCCGAAAAATAATTAGGGGCCTATGGAGCTGTaacccaaaaaggaaaaacttttCTGGCACTGGTAGTTCCAATAGATTAGATGTGCACCTTTTTTAATCGTAGTGATTGTTTCTGAAAGTATTTGGGATGTCACGCTTCACAGTATACTTTACGGCACCCCTCATTTTGGTTTCACCAGAGCCTTTGTTTATGAAAATCATCATTATTTCAGAAAAAGTTTTGctaacagaaaatgaatatcCCCCAAATGGCCACCGAAGCCTTTCCGTAGAAGCTTTCTCCAACGTGACtcatttcctcatttcctcctcatttAGTTTCTCTCTGTAGTTCATGACATCAGCTTCAACCAAAGGCTCTTAACACTAGCCCAGCAGGTAGTTAAGTGAACAGCCACAGCCACTGAACTTGAGTGCATGCGGAGAAACGGAAACGCCTTCGCTATTTTCTGCTGTCACAGTGGAAAGGCGTGGCCCGCTGGGTGTGCGATGATCTCCTCAGCTTCATTCATAATCACCAGAGGATTAACGCTCTGCGGCCGTTGCTCACACACTCATGAACTCAGAGCCAGTTTTCACGCCCTAAAAATATCATACAGGAAAATCAGGgccagagaaaacacaggtgaTGTCACCTGTGGTTTAGGGATTATGCTGCATGAGACAGTATCATTTTTCCGGCTGCATATTTATGTAGGAGCGCTgccttttgtgttgttgctcaCGTCCTGGTAGCCATTTGTGTTGTATTGCATCATAAGCCTCACTGTGGAGGACCTGTCAACTTGTCTTAACGTTGTTTCTTTCgttttgctgtgtttgcagAACCTGAGGAGGAGCTCATCTGGCCGCCATGACATCCTGCAGCCCTGCCAATGAAATTGCACCGATGTGTCGCGGGGCTCAAGAGGTCGGAAAGCGGATCAGTGGCGAAGGAAGACGAtaacagtggaaaaaaataaggaaaagtGAAATTGGATTTTcaaaaaaaagcaacatttctCAAATTGTCAAACATCAAGGATCAACTGGATGAATGTGTCATTTTGTCTGTAAAGGACAAAACCTTTCATCGTTCAAAAAGGACCATGGGTGTCTAATGGTTTTACCGTCGAGTGCCTGTAGTGCTTGTTCTGCAAGCCTGACGCCGCTTCTCTCGCTATTTCCATGGACTTGATCGCTTGAGGAGAGGCGCCCCACATTTCACCTAATAACTCAACATATCATTTCAATATCTtatttttcacagtttgaatatttatttttcattacaaTGAAGTTTAAACAGTACGTGTCGATCATTTGAGAAAGTTCTCTCCGCCGATTGGGGGGAACCTTTATTTGGCTTGGTTTCCTGTTGCCGTCATTGTCTGCAATGCACAAATGTAAGCACTTCTATTTTTGTTATAACAATGCGTACTGTTAATAATATACTTGTAAATTTTAGTGTACATACAGTGTAAGGAGAGACGTGtgggggatgtgtgtgtgtgtaatcgtGTTTTTGTATGTGGTGGGACTGAATGGAAAGCAGGAGGCGTGTGGAGAACGAAGCTGCTGCTCAAGTCTCTCAGTAAAACTCTAAACCTGTTTGCTTGAGATACctgaaatttgttttttgtaaaaactgttttattatactattaatttatttatacgTAGTTTTGAATGACTGACTGACCGAAGGACTACTACACATGAGAGGACAGTATGTTGTACAGTTGATTTTGCTGGCCTTGCTGGACCAATAAATTCACTCCgggaaaatacacacaagtgTTTGTTGTTTACTTATTGTCGTTCTTGGCCCGAACCCCACTCTAATGTCCTGTCTACTCTTTTGTGTTTCCATCGATGGGGATAATCTGCAGTGCACACAGCACGTTCCTGCCCTCACTATCCCACCTGTTCACAAGATTCATGAGTCACACACTCCTGATAATTGACACTGGGTGCGTTCAGGATGTTGCTGTGAACTTGCATCAGCATgggcggaaaaaaaaaaaaaactctgtccTTCAGTTCAGTGGTGATAAACTCAAGtcaattttagtttttcattacAGAAGTTCTCTCGGGGCACTCTTCATATAGTCCAGGTCAAGACCATACTCTTCATAATATAACTTACAGATACTGAGgttcatataaataaataaaatctatagGCATAGAGTGCTCACTAACTCAGCAGTTAATTACAAAAACTTTTCATCCAGCAAATCAAATTACATGTGTCCAGTACATATTAAACTAGAGACATACCCATCAGCCTCGGTAacactttgtgttgtgtgataGTTAGCAAAATGGTAAACATGGCATACAGCTATAGAGCATCAAACTCAATCACTAAAGAGGCtgtgttaaaaaacaacaacaaacagttaTAGGGCCAAACAGGGCCCGTACTTACTGAATCATTTTGAAACCAAGTAGTTACCAATGACTCATACAGAAATGTGAACTGTACATGAAACCAAAAAGGAGATCTAAAACTGCTGACAGCGGAAAATGACATGAAGAGTCGACTacatctttcccttttttcctgGTAACTTACTGTATCTGCAAACTCGCTCGGAATCAtttcaaatgacaaatatttctgtctcactgaataaaaaaattacCATATAAGGGATATTTGCCTGAAGAGAAATCTGCAGTCAGATGTGTGGAGTGGTTACCCATGTTTTTTGCTGTGGGTTTAAGGATGCTACACTGACATCATCGGACAAAGGGCAGAATCAGCCATTTTTGGatatttaaatcttaaaacCAGTTGATAATTAACACAAATTGGCCCTCAGTTGAAAGATGGTAGTGACACGTAACTTTTCTCTCATCCactcattcacactcacacactcatttgcCAACCGACTGTGGTATTCCTTCCTGTCTGAATCATGCTGGGCAGAGTGTCCTGGCTCGGTCTGTGGCTATGTGACTGCAGTCAGGCTCACCACGTACTGATgctcactctcacacacgcacgtactcacacatttacacttcTGCGTATGTGACTCCAGACAGGTTTACTTTTTCCTCAGCACTCACCAGCTCACTGAAACCTAGAGACCTTGGTATATTGTTGTCTTTAGCTAAAGTTGTCTCACTGAGAATGTTACCAACCCCTGTTTATTTAAGTTGCCATGTTTGGCCGTAAATTTATATTACGGAACCGCTTAGAAGGCCAACCGCAACAAAAATGGAGAGGCACAAGATTGAGGCTCAAGCTCAGTTCtgtctttcaaaaaaaaaaaaaagatttgcaaTTAAATGCCGGTATTTCAACTTCACTTTTGAATCTGTTGTGAGGCGCATGACTGTGTTGCCATcgaccaaaatgtcctcatgaGCAGGACAAGAAATGGTCCGTCCCATTCCTCCTTCTTTGATTTGTGTGGGCGGGTAATCTCCCCGGCTCTTCATGCAGAACTTGTGTCAACACTCCAGGTTTGAAATAAGAGTTGGGGAAGTTCAGAATCTGACTGTGTGGTGTGCTTGAAACTACTGCCTTGCATATGGCCTGGTGTTGGTACTGGCagttttgttgctgctgctgtccagtgtgtgtgtgtgtgtgtgtgtgtgtgtgtgtgtgtgtgtgtaatccctGTGGGAGAGCTGAGTTGCTGCGTCAGGCGTATGAATGGTACATGGGCTTGGTGTTAACAAGCATCAGCAGCTCCACAAATAGCTGCTTAAGTCTACGCTGAtgcaggactgtgtgtgtgtgtgtgttcccaatCAGCCAGGTTAAAGGTGGGCTGTATACAAAGAGGACAGGACCCAGTTGGTCGACTGAGGTCAGTTTACAATTAAAACTCTTGTGAGTCATATTTGTAATTATGAACAAAAGCTTCAACAAACCACCTTGGTTCCCACACTGACTCATCATCAGCAGCTGACCCGGCATCGTG
Above is a genomic segment from Hippoglossus hippoglossus isolate fHipHip1 chromosome 23, fHipHip1.pri, whole genome shotgun sequence containing:
- the pfkfb3 gene encoding 6-phosphofructo-2-kinase/fructose-2,6-bisphosphatase 3 isoform X3, which produces MPRELTQNRTQKTWVPTKDDKPAPRRATGAPHLANPPTVIVMVGLPARGKTYISKKLTRYLNWIGMPTKVFNVGEYRREAVKNYSSYDFFKSDNECAVKIRQQCALAALRDVKSYLKDEGGHVAVFDATNTTRERRDMILKFGDENGFKIFFIESVCDDPSVIASNIMEVKVSCPDYRDCNKTDAMLDFQRRIECYKTSYQPLDPDQHDRDLAFIKVIDVGRRFLVNRIQDHIQSKIVYYLMNIHIQPRTIYLCRHGESTDNLEGRLGGDSGLSPRGRQFSATLARFVEEQKLENLKVWTSQLCRSIQTAEHLGVQYKQWKALNEIDAGVCEDLTYDEVKEKYPEEFALRDEDKYYYRYPAGESYQDLVQRVEPVIMELERQENVLVICHQAVMRCLLAYFLDKSADEMPYLRCPLHTVLKLTPVAYGCKVESISLNVEGVNTHRDRPEEVKRGPGTLIRRNSVTPLTSPESNIKKPRIDDLDEAPIQELPPSAAASLALCSPSHLPLTLAGQHWLGKVCLRTTLHYLKVVSPLVFQR
- the pfkfb3 gene encoding 6-phosphofructo-2-kinase/fructose-2,6-bisphosphatase 3 isoform X1, with the protein product MPRELTQNRTQKTWVPTKDDKPAPRRATGAPHLANPPTVIVMVGLPARGKTYISKKLTRYLNWIGMPTKVFNVGEYRREAVKNYSSYDFFKSDNECAVKIRQQCALAALRDVKSYLKDEGGHVAVFDATNTTRERRDMILKFGDENGFKIFFIESVCDDPSVIASNIMEVKVSCPDYRDCNKTDAMLDFQRRIECYKTSYQPLDPDQHDRDLAFIKVIDVGRRFLVNRIQDHIQSKIVYYLMNIHIQPRTIYLCRHGESTDNLEGRLGGDSGLSPRGRQFSATLARFVEEQKLENLKVWTSQLCRSIQTAEHLGVQYKQWKALNEIDAGVCEDLTYDEVKEKYPEEFALRDEDKYYYRYPAGESYQDLVQRVEPVIMELERQENVLVICHQAVMRCLLAYFLDKSADEMPYLRCPLHTVLKLTPVAYGCKVESISLNVEGVNTHRDRPEEVKRGPGTLIRRNSVTPLTSPESNIKKPRIDDLDEAPIQELPPSAAASLALCSPSHLPLTLAGQNLRRSSSGRHDILQPCKKATFLKLSNIKDQLDECVILSVKDKTFHRSKRTMGV
- the pfkfb3 gene encoding 6-phosphofructo-2-kinase/fructose-2,6-bisphosphatase 3 isoform X7, encoding MPRELTQNRTQKTWVPTKDDKPAPRRATGAPHLANPPTVIVMVGLPARGKTYISKKLTRYLNWIGMPTKVFNVGEYRREAVKNYSSYDFFKSDNECAVKIRQQCALAALRDVKSYLKDEGGHVAVFDATNTTRERRDMILKFGDENGFKIFFIESVCDDPSVIASNIMEVKVSCPDYRDCNKTDAMLDFQRRIECYKTSYQPLDPDQHDRDLAFIKVIDVGRRFLVNRIQDHIQSKIVYYLMNIHIQPRTIYLCRHGESTDNLEGRLGGDSGLSPRGRQFSATLARFVEEQKLENLKVWTSQLCRSIQTAEHLGVQYKQWKALNEIDAGVCEDLTYDEVKEKYPEEFALRDEDKYYYRYPAGESYQDLVQRVEPVIMELERQENVLVICHQAVMRCLLAYFLDKSADEMPYLRCPLHTVLKLTPVAYGCKVESISLNVEGVNTHRDRPEEVKRGPGTLIRRNSVTPLTSPESNIKKPRIDDLDEAPIQELPPSAAASLALCSPSHLPLTLAGQHWLGKVCLT
- the pfkfb3 gene encoding 6-phosphofructo-2-kinase/fructose-2,6-bisphosphatase 3 isoform X5; amino-acid sequence: MPRELTQNRTQKTWVPTKDDKPAPRRATGAPHLANPPTVIVMVGLPARGKTYISKKLTRYLNWIGMPTKVFNVGEYRREAVKNYSSYDFFKSDNECAVKIRQQCALAALRDVKSYLKDEGGHVAVFDATNTTRERRDMILKFGDENGFKIFFIESVCDDPSVIASNIMEVKVSCPDYRDCNKTDAMLDFQRRIECYKTSYQPLDPDQHDRDLAFIKVIDVGRRFLVNRIQDHIQSKIVYYLMNIHIQPRTIYLCRHGESTDNLEGRLGGDSGLSPRGRQFSATLARFVEEQKLENLKVWTSQLCRSIQTAEHLGVQYKQWKALNEIDAGVCEDLTYDEVKEKYPEEFALRDEDKYYYRYPAGESYQDLVQRVEPVIMELERQENVLVICHQAVMRCLLAYFLDKSADEMPYLRCPLHTVLKLTPVAYGCKVESISLNVEGVNTHRDRPEEVKRGPGTLIRRNSVTPLTSPESNIKKPRIDDLDEAPIQELPPSAAASLALCSPSHLPLTLAGQNLRRSSSGRHDILQPCQ
- the pfkfb3 gene encoding 6-phosphofructo-2-kinase/fructose-2,6-bisphosphatase 3 isoform X2, with protein sequence MPRELTQNRTQKTWVPTKDDKPAPRRGTSPTGAPHLANPPTVIVMVGLPARGKTYISKKLTRYLNWIGMPTKVFNVGEYRREAVKNYSSYDFFKSDNECAVKIRQQCALAALRDVKSYLKDEGGHVAVFDATNTTRERRDMILKFGDENGFKIFFIESVCDDPSVIASNIMEVKVSCPDYRDCNKTDAMLDFQRRIECYKTSYQPLDPDQHDRDLAFIKVIDVGRRFLVNRIQDHIQSKIVYYLMNIHIQPRTIYLCRHGESTDNLEGRLGGDSGLSPRGRQFSATLARFVEEQKLENLKVWTSQLCRSIQTAEHLGVQYKQWKALNEIDAGVCEDLTYDEVKEKYPEEFALRDEDKYYYRYPAGESYQDLVQRVEPVIMELERQENVLVICHQAVMRCLLAYFLDKSADEMPYLRCPLHTVLKLTPVAYGCKVESISLNVEGVNTHRDRPEEVKRGPGTLIRRNSVTPLTSPESNIKKPRIDDLDEAPIQELPPSAAASLALCSPSHLPLTLAGQHWLGKVCLRTTLHYLKVVSPLVFQRT
- the pfkfb3 gene encoding 6-phosphofructo-2-kinase/fructose-2,6-bisphosphatase 3 isoform X4, which encodes MPRELTQNRTQKTWVPTKDDKPAPRRGTSPTGAPHLANPPTVIVMVGLPARGKTYISKKLTRYLNWIGMPTKVFNVGEYRREAVKNYSSYDFFKSDNECAVKIRQQCALAALRDVKSYLKDEGGHVAVFDATNTTRERRDMILKFGDENGFKIFFIESVCDDPSVIASNIMEVKVSCPDYRDCNKTDAMLDFQRRIECYKTSYQPLDPDQHDRDLAFIKVIDVGRRFLVNRIQDHIQSKIVYYLMNIHIQPRTIYLCRHGESTDNLEGRLGGDSGLSPRGRQFSATLARFVEEQKLENLKVWTSQLCRSIQTAEHLGVQYKQWKALNEIDAGVCEDLTYDEVKEKYPEEFALRDEDKYYYRYPAGESYQDLVQRVEPVIMELERQENVLVICHQAVMRCLLAYFLDKSADEMPYLRCPLHTVLKLTPVAYGCKVESISLNVEGVNTHRDRPEEVKRGPGTLIRRNSVTPLTSPESNIKKPRIDDLDEAPIQELPPSAAASLALCSPSHLPLTLAGQNLRRSSSGRHDILQPCQ
- the pfkfb3 gene encoding 6-phosphofructo-2-kinase/fructose-2,6-bisphosphatase 3 isoform X6, translated to MPRELTQNRTQKTWVPTKDDKPAPRRGTSPTGAPHLANPPTVIVMVGLPARGKTYISKKLTRYLNWIGMPTKVFNVGEYRREAVKNYSSYDFFKSDNECAVKIRQQCALAALRDVKSYLKDEGGHVAVFDATNTTRERRDMILKFGDENGFKIFFIESVCDDPSVIASNIMEVKVSCPDYRDCNKTDAMLDFQRRIECYKTSYQPLDPDQHDRDLAFIKVIDVGRRFLVNRIQDHIQSKIVYYLMNIHIQPRTIYLCRHGESTDNLEGRLGGDSGLSPRGRQFSATLARFVEEQKLENLKVWTSQLCRSIQTAEHLGVQYKQWKALNEIDAGVCEDLTYDEVKEKYPEEFALRDEDKYYYRYPAGESYQDLVQRVEPVIMELERQENVLVICHQAVMRCLLAYFLDKSADEMPYLRCPLHTVLKLTPVAYGCKVESISLNVEGVNTHRDRPEEVKRGPGTLIRRNSVTPLTSPESNIKKPRIDDLDEAPIQELPPSAAASLALCSPSHLPLTLAGQHWLGKVCLT